GTGAACCGGGTCAAAGCCCATTGCCGGGTTGGCATGGGCCGTTGCCAGGGGCGGATGTGCGGATTGGCGGCGGCGGAAATCATTGCCGAACGCAGTGGGCGCGAAATTGAAAACATTGGCCGCCTGCGGGGCCAGGCGCCGATCAAACCCTTGCCGTTTGGCGTACAGGTGCAGCCATGATCGACAGCGAAGTGATCGTATTGGGCGGCGGGATTGTTGGCGCTTCAGCGGCCTTGATGCTGGCGCAAAAAGGTCGGCGAGTGGTGCTGCTGGAGCGGGACTTTTGCGGCTCGCACTCCAGTGGCGTCAACTATGGCGGCGTGCGCCGGCAAGGTCGTCCGTTGCATCAGTTGCCGTTGTCGCAACGCTCCCATGAGCTGTGGTCCGACTTGCCGGGGCTGATTGGCATCGACGGTGAATACGTGCGCTCCGGGCATCTGAAGCTGGCCCGCAGTCACGATGACCTGGCCGCGCTGCAGGCGTACGCCGACGCTACACATGGCTTTGGGCTGGGCCTGCAAATGCTTGATCACACTCAACTGCGCGCGCGGTTCCCGTGGGTGGGCGATGTGGCGGTCGGCGCTTCGTTGTGCCCGCAAGACGGTCACGCCAACCCGCGCCTGGTCTCCCCTGCCTTTGCCCGCGCCGCGCAACGCCAGGGTGCCAGGGTGATGGAGCAAACCGAAGTCAGTCAGGTTGAACATGACGGCCAGCGATTTCAGGTGCGCTGTGCCAATGGCCTGCACCTGCAAGCCCCGTGGCTGCTGAACTGCGCCGGCGCCTGGGCCAATACCGTGGCCGCACAATTTGGCGAGCCGGTGCCGATGACGTCGGCGCACCCGGCGATGCTGGTGACCGAGCCATTGGCGGTAGTGATGGACGTGAGTACCGGCGTCGAAGGCGGCGGGATCTATGCGCGGCAGGTCGCCCGTGGCAATTGCATCCTGGGGGGCGGTCGCGGTTTTGCGCTGGGCCCGCAACAGGCACGCCCGGGGCAAGCGGCGGTGCTGGAGATTCTGCGCAACGCCGGCGAGCTGTACCCGTTCCTCAAAGGTGCCCAGGCCATTCGCACCTGGAGCGGCACCGAAGGTTACCTACCCGACCACGAACCGGTGATCGGCGACAGCAGCACCCAACCCGGCCTGCTGCACGGTTTCGGCTTTGCCGGCGCCGGGTTCCAGCTCGGCCCTGCGGTCGGTGAAGCCCTGGCAGAGATCGTCTGCGCGGGGACCAGCCGGCAACCCATCGAAGCGTTTTCCATCCGTCGTTTCCAAGCCTGAGAGGAAGAACATGTCCATGATCAAACGTACTGCGCTGTCTTGCCTGTCCCTCGCCCTGTTGAGCACGGCGGCCCACGCCGCACCGACGCTGTACCTGGGCATGAACGGCGGCACCATGGAACGGGTCTACGCCGACAAGGTGCTGCCCGCCTTCGAGAAGGCCAACAACGTCAAGGTGGTGATCGTGCCGGGCACCTCGTCGGACATCCTGGCCAAGGTGCAGGCCAACAAGGACAACCCGCAGATGCACGTGATGTTCCTCGACGACGGCATCATGTACCGCGCCATCTCCATGGGGCTGTGCGAGAAGCTCACGCCTAACCCGACGCTGGATCAGATTCCGGCCAAGGCCAAAATCAAGGACGAAGCGGTTGCGGTGACGCTCGGGGTGACTGGCTTGGGCTACAACGCCAAGATGTTCAAGGAAAAGGGTTGGGCTGCGCCGACGTCGTGGATGGACCTGGCAGACCCGCGGTTCAAGGACAAGGTGGTGTTCCAGTCCCTGGCCTCCTCGACGTTTGGGCTGCATGGGTTTTTGATGTTCAACCGGATTCAGGGGGGCAGCGAGACTAACGTGGAGCCGGGGTTCAAGGCGTGGCCGAAAACGGTTGGGCCTAACGTGCTGGAATATATTGCCAGTTCGGCGAAGATTTCCGAGATGGTGCAGACGGATGAGGCGGCGATCTTTCCGCTGACGCCGACGCAGGTGACCACGCAGCAGTTGTTGGGTGTGCCGATGGAGTATGCGCAGCCCAAAGAGGGCGCGGTGGTGTTGAACGTGGCGGAGTGTGTGATTGCACGCAATGACCAGCCGGAGTTGGCGCAGAAACTGGCGCAGTTCTTGTTGACCGCGCAAGCGCAGGCGCCTGCACTTGAGTTGGGGGATCAGATTCCTTCGAACCCTACTACGCCGACGACTGACAAAACCCGAGCGCGGGTGGAGGCCATGAACAGTTATTTGCAGACGGCGATTTCGATTGACTGGGACCAGGTGAACCAGGCGCGGCCGGAGTGGAATGCGCGGTGGAGTCGGTCGATTGAGCGGTAGGGCTTTTGGTGTGTATATCCATTTTTGGGGTGATGGCTGGTATTGGTTCCGCTCTTACAGCGGGTCACTTTTGAAAGGAGCCCAAAAGTAACCAAAAGGCTCTTGCCCCACCACTCGGCACCTCGCCTAGGCTCGGTGTGCCCGAACGAAGGCATTACTCCGCGGGCCGCCGCGACGGGCCGTCCCTGCCCCGTCGCGGCTAAACCGGCGTCCTGCCGGTTTACCCGCTCCGTACTACCTGCGTTCGGCCAGCGTGGTTGACGGGGCGCCTAAGATCAAGATCACAAGCAGATCAAGAACACAGCGGCCTACAGGCCGGCTTGAGTGTTAAAAGCAGCAGCAAAATCAACGGCCGGCACGGTTCAAATGTAGGAGCTGGCTTGCCTGCGATGCAGACGCCTCGGTGCATCAGATACACCCAGTTGATGCCATCGCCGGCAAGCCAGCTCCTACAGAAAAGCAGCTCTGCTTTCGCTTTGGCTTTTAACACTCAGGTCGGCTTTCCGGCCGGCTGAGTGTTGTAGATCGAAAGCAACGGCAACGGCGAAAGCGGGCACGGTCAATGTAGGAGCTGGCTTGCCTGCGATGGCATCGCCGCGGCGTGTCTGAAAGACCGAGTTGCCTGCATCGCCGGCAAGCCAGCTCCTACGCCTTGCTTTGGCTTTTAACACTCAGGTCGGCTTTCCGGCCGGCTGAGTGTTGTAGATCAAAAGCAACGGCAACGGCGAAAGCGGGCACGGTCAATGTGGGAGCTGGCTTGCCTGCGATGGCATCGCCGCGGCGTGTCTGAAAGACCGAGTTGCCTGCATCGCCGGCAAGCCAGCTCCTACAGCTTTTGCCCTGGCTTTTAACACTCAGGTCGGCTTTCAGGCCGCCGTGCCCTTGATCTTGCTTGTGATCTTGATCTGACTGCCCCATTCAGCCCGAGGCCGAACGCAGGGATTGAGGAGCGGGTAAACCGGCAGGACGCCGGTTTAGCCGCGACGGGCCAGGGACGGGCCGTCGCGGCGGCCCGCGGAGCAATGCCTTCGTTCGGGCACACCGAGCCTAAGCGAGGTGCCGACAGGCGGGGCAGAGCCATTTTTTTACTTTGGGGCTTTTCCAAAGTGAGTCGCTGTAAAAGCGAAACCATAAACCGCCGTTACCGCAAAAACGGATATGTACTCAGCCAACCATCTCCCGCACCCGATACCACAACATCCCCAACGCCAGCAGCGGCGAGCGCAACACCTTCCCCCCCGGGAAAGTCATGTGCGGCACCTGGCTGAAAATATCCAACCCGCGGCTCTGCCCCGCATGAATCCCCTCAGCCAACAACCGCGCACACCAATGGGTAACGTTCAACCCATGCCCCGAATACCCCTGGGCATAAAACACATTCGGGTATTGCTTCAACCGTCCAACTTGAGGAAAACGATTGGCCGTAATCCCAATCTTCCCACCCCACTGAAACTCAATAGCCGTATCCACCAACTGCGGAAAAACCTTGAGCATCTTCGGCCGCATATACCCCGCAATATCCACCGGATCCCGCCCCGAATAATGACAAGCCCCACC
This genomic window from Pseudomonas sp. Bout1 contains:
- a CDS encoding ABC transporter substrate-binding protein — translated: MIKRTALSCLSLALLSTAAHAAPTLYLGMNGGTMERVYADKVLPAFEKANNVKVVIVPGTSSDILAKVQANKDNPQMHVMFLDDGIMYRAISMGLCEKLTPNPTLDQIPAKAKIKDEAVAVTLGVTGLGYNAKMFKEKGWAAPTSWMDLADPRFKDKVVFQSLASSTFGLHGFLMFNRIQGGSETNVEPGFKAWPKTVGPNVLEYIASSAKISEMVQTDEAAIFPLTPTQVTTQQLLGVPMEYAQPKEGAVVLNVAECVIARNDQPELAQKLAQFLLTAQAQAPALELGDQIPSNPTTPTTDKTRARVEAMNSYLQTAISIDWDQVNQARPEWNARWSRSIER
- a CDS encoding FAD-dependent oxidoreductase, whose protein sequence is MIDSEVIVLGGGIVGASAALMLAQKGRRVVLLERDFCGSHSSGVNYGGVRRQGRPLHQLPLSQRSHELWSDLPGLIGIDGEYVRSGHLKLARSHDDLAALQAYADATHGFGLGLQMLDHTQLRARFPWVGDVAVGASLCPQDGHANPRLVSPAFARAAQRQGARVMEQTEVSQVEHDGQRFQVRCANGLHLQAPWLLNCAGAWANTVAAQFGEPVPMTSAHPAMLVTEPLAVVMDVSTGVEGGGIYARQVARGNCILGGGRGFALGPQQARPGQAAVLEILRNAGELYPFLKGAQAIRTWSGTEGYLPDHEPVIGDSSTQPGLLHGFGFAGAGFQLGPAVGEALAEIVCAGTSRQPIEAFSIRRFQA